GTGGGCTAGGGCTCGATGATGGAAACCGCGAAAGCTGCTGGCTGCCCGAGGGTCGTGGTCCAGGGCTCAATGGTGGAAAATTCGAAAACTGCTGAAGTGTTTGCCTTGATACAGAAAGTCGAGGCCTGTTGTCCAGGCGCCCATTAGTTCGAGGCACTCGTCGGAACAATGTTGGCGGTATTCTCATAGGAGGTCCCCCAGGAAACATCCTTGTGGGCCGTTCAGACACAATTTGACCCTGGCCCACAGTTTGAGCAAATCTAGATGGAGAGCTAGCCGGGGGCCTTCTCTGTCTGTACAACGCTTGGGCATCGCGTATTTGGTCATCGATAGTAAATCGTCTGCGGACTGTTGACTCAGGTTCGGGGACGATAGAGCTACTTCTGTTGGACTGCGATGCCTCCATCGCGTGCCCCTGCTCAAGCCATTGCCTTGCGGATAGGTATGGTTCGCCGTTCATTTGAACGAGGTTCGTCATGATCACTCTATCACCACGACGCTGGAGACCGCTGGAAGACCTGGACAGCGAACTTGCGTTTCTCGCTCCTCTCGCTACACCATTTGTGCTTGGGAGAGAACTCTGCACGCCAACACTGTTGTTCACGTCGAGGGACTCATCTTCCATGAGCATTGGTTGAGAAGATATTCTGCGGGGATCTCCGTGGGGGTAGTATGGGTTTGTGTTGGCCTCAGTGAAATCTGCTTCTCCCATTGGAAGAAAGACGTTCCTGGGGGTAATATCAGGGCTACCGTCGGACAAGGCGTTTGCCTCGTCAACTAGTCTAAGAGGTCTACCGGGCATCGTTGCGGATTTGTTCAATCGTTCGTGGTCGTCTCTCGTAAGTCTTCGTCGTTTGCCGAATCTCTCAATCTCTTCCTCAGGCGTAAAAGCAACTTGAATAGGACGTGCCACGCCAACAGCAGCCCAGTCGGCTGTTTCAAGCAGCTGCCGCTTTATCTGTTCTAAACGATTGGGTGGCCTTG
The nucleotide sequence above comes from Aspergillus puulaauensis MK2 DNA, chromosome 3, nearly complete sequence. Encoded proteins:
- a CDS encoding uncharacterized protein (COG:S;~EggNog:ENOG410Q1GQ); the protein is MNWTGGRLRRHSQINSKTRKQTFGNTSAASKGHGPHQITLFNSFAKQQDAEKRGNLKHSTRNPENRAVESLPQASSNTSTDAASRPPNRLEQIKRQLLETADWAAVGVARPIQVAFTPEEEIERFGKRRRLTRDDHERLNKSATMPGRPLRLVDEANALSDGSPDITPRNVFLPMGEADFTEANTNPYYPHGDPRRISSQPMLMEDESLDVNNSVGVQSSLPSTNGVARGARNASSLSRSSSGLQRRGDRVIMTNLVQMNGEPYLSARQWLEQGHAMEASQSNRSSSIVPEPESTVRRRFTIDDQIRDAQALYRQRRPPASSPSRFAQTVGQGQIVSERPTRMFPGGPPMRIPPTLFRRVPRTNGRLDNRPRLSVSRQTLQQFSNFPPLSPGPRPSGSQQLSRFPSSSPSPLPLSSQQPGAAVRALTAGQGRLEGPVLGNANESLNGNMNGEAGSDEQSAGDNANDDLYLAYLNF